The genomic interval GAAGTGCTGGTGAGCGCGGGCGCATTCCAATCGCCTCAGCTGCTGCTGCTCTCAGGCATCGGGCCTGCTGACGACCTGAAGAAGCTTGGCATTCCGGTTGAGGTCGATTCACCGGAAGTCGGCCGCAACCTGCAGGATCACATCGATTGCGGTGTGCTGTACGGATGCACCAAGCCGATTACGCTGTACTCGCTGCTTCAGGGCTCGAAGCAGACGATGGTCGGCATCGAGTACATGCTGCGCGGCACCGGGCATGGCCGAACGATCCACTTGCACTCGGGCGCCTTCATCAAAACGCGCGGCGAGTTGGACCGGCCGGATGTGCAAATTCACTTCGTCAACGCCCTGATGCGCGATCACGGCCGGGTTAAAGCGGAGGCGGACGGTTTCACCATTCACACCTGCCCGCTGCGGCCAGAGAGCCGCGGTACGGTGCAACTGGCGTCGCGCGATCCGTTCGCGTCGCCGATCATCGATCCGCGCTATCTCAGCGAGCCAAACGATATTCGCTGCATGCGCGACAGTATCCGGTTGATCCGGGACATCGTCTCGCAAGAGGCGTTTGATCGTTATCGTGGCGCGGAGATCGCGCCGGGTGCGCACATCCGGACGGACAGCGAGCTGGATGCGTGGATCCGGTCCACGGCGGAGACGCTCTATCACCCCGTCGGTACCGTGCGCATGGGCGTGGATGCCAAGGCGCCGGTGGATCAAGAGCTCCGCGTGCGTGGCATCGACGGGCTGCGCGTGATCGACGCGTCGGTGATGCCGACCTTGATCGGCGGCAACACCAATGCGCCCACCATCATGATCGCGGAGAAACTCTCCGACATGATCCGGGGCAAGGCTTTGCTGCCGCCGCAGGATGCGCCGATCGCCGAGGACGAACGCGTGGGCGCCGTATGAGCGCCGCGCGGCTTGCGGCTATCGTGGGCGCGTTGGTCGGCGTGTTCGGACTCATTCTGCAGCACGTGCTACTGTACGCCGACATGACGTCGAACGGCGCGTCGCCGGTCGAAGCGACGTGGCGCTACTTTGCGTATTTCACGATTCTCACTAACACGTTCGTCACGTTGGTGATGGCGCGTGCGGCGCTCAATCCTGCTAGCGCCACCGGCCTCAACAGTCGTCGCGTCGAGTTGATGGCGGTGACGTCGATCCTGTTCGTGTGCATCACCTACAACGTGCTGCTGGCGGCGCGCTGGGACCCGCAAGGCTGGCAGAAGGTGGCCGACGTCATTGTCCACAACGTCGTGCCGATCCTGTTTGCGATCTTCTGGGCGTTGCGTCCGCATGGCGGCCTGACTTGGCGCGATGCGGCGTTCGCGGCGCTGTGGCCCGCCGCTTATGCAGTTTATGGGCTTACGCGCGGCGCGTTCGACGGCTTCTATCCGTACTTTTTCATGGATCCGACAGCGATCAGCTATGTCCAGATTGCGGTGAACCTAGCCGGCCTCGTTGTCGCGTTCATGATCGGTGCGGGGATCATCGTCGCTGTCAGCGGCGCGCTGGGGCGGCGCAAGGCCCCAGATTCGCCATAGACGCGGAACACATCAGCGGCGGTTGCTGTGAGGGAGCCGTCCCATGCGTTCATTGCTTGTGGCCATTGCACTGGTAGCCGCGTCCGTCGCACCGGCCTTCGCGCAGCAAAGCGAGATGGACCGCGCTGAGCAGGACTTGCGAACCACCATGGCGCCGTCTGCCTCCGCTGGCGCGACGGTCGAGCGCGTATCGCCCAACGAAGTCCGCGTGCGGATGCCGTCCGACATCACCTTCGACTTCAACCGCGCCAATGTGCGCTACGAATTTACGCCGCAAATCCGCCAACTGGCGCAGACCCTGTCGCGCTATCCCGGCATGTCAGTGACGATCATCGGTCACGCGGACGCCATCGGCTCTGACGATTACAACCTTCGCCTCTCCGAACGCCGCGCCCGATCCGTCGCCGATGCGCTGACGGATTATGGCGTCCGCCATCGCCGCATCGACACCGACGGCATGGGCGAGTTCGAGCCGATCGCTACAAACGCCAGCGAATGGGGCCGCGCACAAAATCGCCGCGTGGAAATTCGTATCGCCTCGGCTTCGGCGAAATAACTCAGGATCGGGTCGCATTTGCTCCGCGTACGCATCTAGTCGTTCACGACGACGAGCCGCATGCCCTTCGGCGCCTTGGCCGCCGGCGGATGCAATGAGCCCAATCGTAACAGCTGAATCGAACATCCATCCAGGAACGGTTCGCCGCCGAGCGATTGGAAGAGGCCGAGAAAGCGGTTGCCTAGCTTGTGGTCGACCTTAAGCGGCGTCAGCAGGATTTCCGCGCCGAGCACTGATCCGCCGGCGGTCTCCGCGGTAATGCGTGCAATGCCGGGTTCGCCCGCGGTCGCGCACGCATCGATTAGCGCATTCATCATCGCGAGATCAGGGGCCAAGAAGAAGCGCGCGAAATCGTGTTCGCGCAGGTCGCGGCCGAATAGCTTAACCAGATCTTGCCCGAAGGTGCGGATCGGCATGCGGCCGTCCTTGGTGCGCTCGATCACGAACAGACGCTCAAGCACCTGATCGGCGCCGCCCTTCTTAGGCGGCGCGCCCGCGCCAGCGAGCGCTCGGCCATAGGCGAGGAGCGCGCGTGTGTCGGGATGAAAGGTCTCTTCCCCCATCATTAAACTTAACAGCCGTGATGTTGCTTCGAGTGCGCAAGGGCACACGCAAGCCTCAGGCCCAAGCGAGACAAGGGAATTGCGTGCTGAGAAGGGGCTGTTTCGCCGTTAACGCGAGACTGGCCCCTCGCTTGCAGCACGCCGGGAGAAGTTAAGGAGAAACGGCATATGACCGTTCCAGCCCGGTACATTCTGGCCGCGATCGCGTTTGGCGTCGCAGCCCTTGGTTTTCTGACGCTGCCGACGGAAGCGTCTGCGGATTGCGGCGGCAATAGCTGCCACCGTCCGCCCGCGTGCCATCACGGCTGCAACCCACCCCCGCCGCCACCGCCGCCGTGCTGCACGCCGCCGGTCGTGATCGTGCCGCCGCCGAATGTGCCGCCGCCGAATATCGTGGTAGTGAACGCCGGCGCCCGCGCTCAGGCTAGCGCTTCCGCGTTTGCCATTGCGGTCGCCAACGTCCGCACGGGCGACACCATCATTCGTCAGAACATGGTGATGGAAGGCGGCGCGACTGCTGCTGTCACGTCTGGCGCCTTCGCTGTGGGCGAAGCGTCGGTCGAGATGGAGAGCGTCACCCGTGAGCGCGATTTGCTGATCCAAGCGATCTGCATCGACGCCAGCAACAACCCGCACCCGGCGTCGCAAACCTTTGGCGGCCGTGATGTCGCCCACGGCTATCGTGGCGAGATCTATCGCTGCATGTCGGGCACCCGCATGCGCTACACCATCGACGGCCGCTCGGCCGACTGCGCCCAGGGCGAAGCGCTTTGGTACGAAGGCGGCCGCGTTGAGTGCCGTCCGCAGATCGCGCGCCGCCCGTGCAACGAGCGTTCGCTGCTGCGCCGCCACGGCCCCGGCGACAAGCTGGTCCGCATCCGCGACACCGAAGTGCGCGCCTCGCGCACCGAAACCACCTTCAACGGCGCCATGACTATGGATGGCGGCGTTGGTCAGAGCGTGTGGTGATCCCACACGCAAACGCTTCGACCTCTCTCCCAATCTAACTCAAGGCCATCACCCCTCGGCCTGCCCCCGCGAAAGCGGGGGTTTTTATTTTGGGCCGAGGGGTGTGCCTATTGGGCGGTGACGATGTCGGTGATTTCAGCCAGCTGCTGGCCGCCGCACATGATGCGCACGGCGCGATATTGCTGCGCGATGGCGGGGCCTTCGTAACGCACGGGCGTTGGCGTCACGACTTGCGCGACGATGCCGCTGGGCGCTGTCGAGGTGACGATGAGCTGCTGCACCGGAATCGCGCTGCGGTCGGCGGGGCCGAGATCGAGCGTCGCGGCGTAGCCTGGCGTCGGCAAATCCACTTCGCCGGTCACGATCAGCGTGCGCTGTGCACCCGGCCCAGGCATGGCGTTGACGTGAGCAGTCCAATTGCGGTTGGCGATCACGGCGCATGAGCTCGCGGCCGGCGCTTCCGCGACGGGAGCGGGCGCAGTGATTGGGTCGGTGGTGGCGTTGGTTTGGCCGCAGGCCGCGAGCGCCGTGATGGCGCAGGCCAGCATTAAGTGGGTGGTCTTCATCCGAGTGCTCCGAGCGCCCGTCCCCGGCCAGATACTTGCGTACCGATGGCCAATTGGAAAGCGAAACCGGGTTCTCCGCAGGCGTCGTTGGTTTAGAGTTGTGTCATGAAGCGGCTTGTTCTCGCCCTTGGCGTTGGCTTTCTCGGCGTAGCGCCCGCGCGCGCGCAGGATCGCAGCATCAGCGTGCAAGCGATCTGCATGGATGCCCGTGGCATGCCGCACCCCGCGTCGCAGACCTTTGCCGAGCGTGATGTGGTCGCGACCTATGCGGGCGAGCTGTTTCGGTGTCTGCCCGGCACATCGATGCGTTACGTCGCGGACTCCCTCAATCACGATTGCGCTGCGGGTGAGGCGCTTTGGTACGAAGACCGGCGCTTGAGCTGCCGCGCCGAAGTTGCCTCAGACGCTGAGCAAGAACGCGAAATGCTGCGCCAGTTTGGACCTGGTGAAAAGGCGGTCCAGATCGCATCCGGCCCGTCCGCCGAGCCCGCGCGCGCTGCCCCGCGGATTGTCAACGGTTACGCCCGGACGCGTTGAGGTTGGAGCGCGGGGCTTCAGCCCCGCTTGAACACAAGCGCCTCGCTTAGTGAAGAAGTGCGCGCCTGAAGGCGCGCGCGCCAACCTGCAGCCGGTTGCGTGGTTCGGCCAATCCTCTTATCTCCGCACCATGACTGCACTCGATATCCGCTCCGCCCGCCCTGACCAGCTTGTTGCCGGCCAGAAGACCCAATGGGAAATCATTGTGGGCCTCGAAGTGCACGCGCAGGTGACTTCGAACGCGAAGCTGTTTTCGGGCGCGAGCGCCGCTTATGGCGGTGATCCGAACGCGCATGTGTCGCTAGTCGATGCGGCGATGCCCGGCATGCTGCCGGTGATCAACAGATTTTGCGTGGAGCAAGCGGTCCGCACCGGCCTTGGCCTCAATGCGCATATCAACAAGAAGAGCCGGTTCGACCGGAAGAACTATTTCTATCCCGATCTGCCGCAAGGCTACCAAATCAGCCAGTACCAACACCCGATCGTTGGCGAAGGCGCGATCGAGATTGAGCCGGATGGCGAAGCGCCGATCGAGATCCGCATCGAGCGCCTGCACTTGGAGCAAGACGCTGGCAAATCGATCCATGATCTGTCGCCGAACGAGACGTACGTCGATTTGAATCGCGCGGGCGTCGCGCTGATGGAAATCGTCTCGCGGCCGGACATGCGTTCATCGAAGGAGGCGGCGGCTTACTTCAATAAGGTGCGCTCGATCGTGCGCGCGCTCGGCACCTGCGACGGCAACATGGAAGAAGGCTCCATGCGCGCCGATGTGAACGTCTCGGTGCGCAAGGCCGGCACCAAGGAATGGGGCACGCGGTGCGAAATCAAGAACGTGAACTCGACGCGCTTCATGCAGCAAGCGATCGAGTACGAAGCGCGCCGTCAGATTGAAATTCTCGAAGGCGGTGGCAGCATCGATCAAGAGACGCGCCTGTTCGATCCGGACAAGGGCGAAACGCGCACCATGCGCTCCAAGGAAGACGCGCACGACTATCGCTACTTCCCAGACCCGGACTTGCTGCCGCTGGTGCTGGACGATGCGTGGATCGCCGAGATCAAGGCGTCGCTGCCTGAATTGCCGGACGCGAAGAAGAAGCGCTTCGTCGCCGATTACGGGCTGACGGCGTATGACGCTGGCGTGCTGTCGGGCGATAGCGAAGCGGCGGCGTATTTCGAAACAGTCGCCAAGGGCCGCGATGGCAAGCAAGCGGCGAACTGGGTGACGCAGGAACTGTTCGGCGCGCTGAACAAGAGTGGCCTGGAGCTGGCGCAATCGCCGGTGAAGGCCGACGCGCTCGGCGCGCTGCTCGATCTGATCAAGGACGGCACCATCAACGGCAAGATCGCTAAGGACGTCTTCGCCAAGATGTTGGAGACCGGCGACGCGCCCGGCGCCATCGTGGATCGCGAAGGATTGCGCCAAGTCACCGACACCGGCGCAATCGAGAAAGCCATCGACGAGTTGATGGCCGCGAACGCCGATAAGGTCGCTGACGTGCAGAAGAACCCGAAGGCGTTCGGCTGGTGGGTCGGCCAGGCGATGAAGGCGACCGGCGGCAAAGCGAACCCAGCGGTGGTGAACGAGATTTTGAAGAGGAAGCTCGGCGTGTGAGCGAGGCGAGCGAGCGCCTCTTCTCCTACGGGACACTGCAACTGCCCGAGGTGCAGCGCGCCACGTTTGGGCGGTTGCTCGACGGCGCGGCAGACGCGCTCGTGGGCTTCAAGAAAGAGTTGGTCGAGATCACCGATCCCGATGTGCTCGCCAAGAGCGGCGAGCGCTTTCATCCGATTGTGGTGCGCTCCGAATATCCGGCAGACCGCGTGCCAGGCACGGTGTTCGCGATCACGCCAACGGAACTCGCCGCCGCGGATTCCTACGAAGTGTCAGACTACAAGCGCGTCGATGCCGAACTCGCGTCCGGCCTGCGTGCTTGGGTCTATGTGAAGCGCAGTTAGCGCGCGCGAGCCGCAAGCGGTGTGTAGCGCGCCACGTGCCCAGCCGCGCCAATCACGGCAGGGCCGTCGATCTCGGCCCGGAGGTGCGCTTCGAACGAGCCGGCCTGGAGCGAGGCGATGCGATCGCCGCCGGGCACGAAGGCTTGCACCATCACGCACATCCAGATGTACATCAGCATGTGAAAAGGCTCCTCGGTGGTTCGTTGGGGAGCCTCAATCAGTTTAGTTGAGCGCGGGTTAATGCACATAAAGTGCGCCCCGCAGCCGGGGAGGTGCTGCGGGGCGCTTTGAAGGCATCAGGCCAACAAGGGAGGGTTAGTTGTCGGCCAGCATGATGCCCAAGATCACGCCGGTCGCGATGCCGACGAGCAGCAGATCGCCGCGGTCATCGCGGACGTAGTGGTAGCCGCGCGGCGGACGGCGATAGCCGTAGCGATCATAGTCGCGCACTTCGACATAGCGGGTGCGGTAGTATGACGGCAGGCGGTCGCCACGGCGCCAGCTGCGATAGCCGTAGTCGGCGTAGTCGCGATACGCAGCGGGCGGCGGGCCATAATACCAGCGGCCGCGATAGTTGTAGCCATTGTAGCGGCTATGATCCCAACCGCGGTGGCGGCCGCGATCTCTGCGGTCACGGCGATCGTCGCGATCCCAGCGGCCGTCACGGTCGCGACGATCATAGTCACGATCTCGATCTCGATCACCGCGGTCACGGTCACGATCCCAGTCTCGGTCGCGATGTTGTGCAGCGGCTTGAGCCGGCAGAGCCAGCGGCGCCGCGAATGTAGCAGCGGCAAGCGCCGCCATCACAAAGCGTTTCATAACGAGGTCTCCTTCCTGCTTCCCTTGAACTGCTCCGTTCAAAAGAAGGTCCCTCTTTGCCCTGCGAGTTTGTCGTCGCTTGACTGAACTGTGTCTGAATGAATGCGGAACTCTGTGCTTAGGCTTTGTCAGAGTTTGTCATCGCGTTGATTTGCAATACTCAGACGTATCTTTTGACCGCGTCTTGCAGTGTTCCGACCGAGCGTCACGTCCTCGTGAAGTCTTTGTCGGAGGCGAACTCACTCTGCGTGAGCTAGCGCGACGCGCGATCTGTTCCCATGTTCGTTCAGGTTAGATTCAGGAACGCCGATGCCGCAGCCGATTGAAGCCTACATCTGGCCTACGCCGAACGGCCACAAGATCACGATCGCGCTCGAGGAAATGGGCCTCCCACACGTGATCAAGCCCGTGAACATCGGCAAAGGCGAGCAGTTCACGCCGAGCTTCATGGCGATCTCGCCGAACAACCGGATGCCCGCGATCATCGATCCCGATGGGCCGGGTGGAGCGCCAATTTCGATCTTCGAGTCCGGCGCCATCCTTCAGTATCTCGGACGCAAGAGCGGCAAGTTCTATCCTGCGGATGAACGCGCACGCGTCGTGGTTGACGAATGGTTGATATGGCAGGTGGCCAATCTTGGCCCGATGGCCGGGCAGGCAAGCCATTTCATCAACTACGCGCCGAAGCTCGTCGATGATGAGACGCTGATCGAGTACGGCCGCACGCGGTACGTGAATGAGCTCAATCGTCTCTGCGGTGTCGTCGAACGGCGGCTGAGTGAACTGCCATATCTCGCAGGCGAGTATTCGATCGCCGACATGGCGTCGTGGCCATGGCTGCGCGGCGCGCATCGGCTCGGGCAGAGCTATGATGATTTCCCAAAGCTTAAAGACTGGATCGATCGCATTTATGCGCGCCCGGCCGTGATGATTGCCGTCAAAACCGGCGAGGCGTTACGCGCCGCAGCAGATCAAAACGCCGCGGAAAATAAGGAAAGCGCGCGCTTCCTGTTCGGACAGACGGCGAAGTCAGTTTCCGATGCGCTCAAGAAACAAAGCTAGCGGCGCTTAAGCTTATCGCAAGTTATGCACGTTATTGATCCACCTCTGACGGCGCGAAAAATGCACGTCATTGGGGTGGAACGGATATGGCTAAAGCCAGACGTTCCTAAGTGGTACAAGGGAGCGGCCAGAATGGCGTTTACAGATCATGAAATCGCTGAGGCGCACGAAGCCGTGCGTACGCAAAGCGATAGCGACAACCTCTACAAGCTGGGCTTGATCTATTCGACCGGCCAAGAGCTGGACCTGGTGCAAGCGCACATGTGGTTCAATCTCGCCGCGTCGCGCGGTTCGGAAGCGGCCAAGGAATGCCGCCGCGAACTCGCCGACCAAATGTCGAGAGATCTTATCGCGGAAGCGCAAAAGCGCGCCCGCGAGTGGCTTTCGGTTAAGCACCACTAAACAACGGGGTCGAGCTCAGGGCGCGGCCACTTGTGCATGCCTTCCCGATTTCTTCGGCCGGCGTACGCGCGCCGGCGTCGGCGGTCCAAGTGGCCGCTTAAGTTGGTCTCCGGGACGACCATCTCGGTGGTCGTTGGCGCGTGGGCGTTTGATCTCCCTGCAGAGCTTGCCGCGCTACCTGTCACGAACGTCGAAACATTTGCGATGGCGACCGCTGCGGCGGTGGTCATCGTCGGCGCAGCGCTCATTCCGACGCGCTACGGATATTTCCTTTGGCACGCGTTCGCCAACGCGCTCGCCGAAAAAAAACCGCATCTCCTTACACAGCCGTGGATCATAGACGGCGACACCATCGATGACCTCGCGACGGGCATCCGCTATAGGTTCGCCAACATCGACGCACCGGAAACCGGCGACAACGCAAAGTGCTTCTGGGAGCGCTCCCGCGGTGAAGACGCTAGATCGGCGGCCATTCGATTGGTCCGCAGCGCGAGTGTCGTTAGCGTCCGCCGCACATTTCGTCATGACATTTATGGCCGCCGCATCGCCTACGTGCTCGTAGATGGTCAGGATCTCGGCACACTCCTGGTGAACGAGGGCCTAGCGCGGCCATGGCGCGGCACGCGCCGAAAATGGTGCGGTCCGCGAGGTGGGCTGTCGCTGATCGCTCGTAGCGGCGCGCGCGGCCATTCCTGCAAAACTTGCGGCGCCTAGTTTAGAGGCGTCAGCTCAGCCAGGGCGGGGCCGGCAGGTCGCGATAGGCTTCGCGCAGCGCTTCCGACCAGCGCGTGCGGATATCCTTGAAGTACGGATCGTCCTCGGCGATCCGCTCATACGCCGCGATCTCCTGCGAGTCACGCCGGTAGATCAGGAGGTCCGCCGGCAGGCCGACTGAAAAATTCGACCGCAGCGTCGAGTCCATCGAAATCAGCGCCAGCTTCACCGCGCCGTCGAGCGGCGTGTCGTAGCGTGCGACGCGATCCAGGATCGGCTTGCCATACTTGGCTTCGCCGATCTGGAAGAATGGCGTGTCCACCGTCGCCTCAAT from Terricaulis silvestris carries:
- a CDS encoding choline dehydrogenase, with the protein product MADIESGDRFDYVIVGAGSAGCVLATRLSEDPNISVALLEAGGHNDTLLVNMPAGASQLFNNKNATNWAFETAPQAELGGRRLFQPRGRGWGGSSSINAMMYIRGHARDYDHWRQTGLTGWGYADVLPYFKRSQNNETGGDAWNGEGGPLYVSKSPPGYPLQKVFIRAAAQAGFPVTRDFNGYQQEGAGIYSLTIKDGKRWSTANAYLRPVVGTRPNLTVISNAHAGRIIIERNMAVGVEYSAGLGKPVKTVYAKREVLVSAGAFQSPQLLLLSGIGPADDLKKLGIPVEVDSPEVGRNLQDHIDCGVLYGCTKPITLYSLLQGSKQTMVGIEYMLRGTGHGRTIHLHSGAFIKTRGELDRPDVQIHFVNALMRDHGRVKAEADGFTIHTCPLRPESRGTVQLASRDPFASPIIDPRYLSEPNDIRCMRDSIRLIRDIVSQEAFDRYRGAEIAPGAHIRTDSELDAWIRSTAETLYHPVGTVRMGVDAKAPVDQELRVRGIDGLRVIDASVMPTLIGGNTNAPTIMIAEKLSDMIRGKALLPPQDAPIAEDERVGAV
- a CDS encoding Pr6Pr family membrane protein yields the protein MSAARLAAIVGALVGVFGLILQHVLLYADMTSNGASPVEATWRYFAYFTILTNTFVTLVMARAALNPASATGLNSRRVELMAVTSILFVCITYNVLLAARWDPQGWQKVADVIVHNVVPILFAIFWALRPHGGLTWRDAAFAALWPAAYAVYGLTRGAFDGFYPYFFMDPTAISYVQIAVNLAGLVVAFMIGAGIIVAVSGALGRRKAPDSP
- a CDS encoding OmpA family protein, with protein sequence MRSLLVAIALVAASVAPAFAQQSEMDRAEQDLRTTMAPSASAGATVERVSPNEVRVRMPSDITFDFNRANVRYEFTPQIRQLAQTLSRYPGMSVTIIGHADAIGSDDYNLRLSERRARSVADALTDYGVRHRRIDTDGMGEFEPIATNASEWGRAQNRRVEIRIASASAK
- a CDS encoding PAS domain-containing protein, with translation MGEETFHPDTRALLAYGRALAGAGAPPKKGGADQVLERLFVIERTKDGRMPIRTFGQDLVKLFGRDLREHDFARFFLAPDLAMMNALIDACATAGEPGIARITAETAGGSVLGAEILLTPLKVDHKLGNRFLGLFQSLGGEPFLDGCSIQLLRLGSLHPPAAKAPKGMRLVVVND
- the gatB gene encoding Asp-tRNA(Asn)/Glu-tRNA(Gln) amidotransferase subunit GatB, with translation MTALDIRSARPDQLVAGQKTQWEIIVGLEVHAQVTSNAKLFSGASAAYGGDPNAHVSLVDAAMPGMLPVINRFCVEQAVRTGLGLNAHINKKSRFDRKNYFYPDLPQGYQISQYQHPIVGEGAIEIEPDGEAPIEIRIERLHLEQDAGKSIHDLSPNETYVDLNRAGVALMEIVSRPDMRSSKEAAAYFNKVRSIVRALGTCDGNMEEGSMRADVNVSVRKAGTKEWGTRCEIKNVNSTRFMQQAIEYEARRQIEILEGGGSIDQETRLFDPDKGETRTMRSKEDAHDYRYFPDPDLLPLVLDDAWIAEIKASLPELPDAKKKRFVADYGLTAYDAGVLSGDSEAAAYFETVAKGRDGKQAANWVTQELFGALNKSGLELAQSPVKADALGALLDLIKDGTINGKIAKDVFAKMLETGDAPGAIVDREGLRQVTDTGAIEKAIDELMAANADKVADVQKNPKAFGWWVGQAMKATGGKANPAVVNEILKRKLGV
- a CDS encoding gamma-glutamylcyclotransferase family protein; this translates as MSEASERLFSYGTLQLPEVQRATFGRLLDGAADALVGFKKELVEITDPDVLAKSGERFHPIVVRSEYPADRVPGTVFAITPTELAAADSYEVSDYKRVDAELASGLRAWVYVKRS
- a CDS encoding RcnB family protein, with the protein product MKRFVMAALAAATFAAPLALPAQAAAQHRDRDWDRDRDRGDRDRDRDYDRRDRDGRWDRDDRRDRRDRGRHRGWDHSRYNGYNYRGRWYYGPPPAAYRDYADYGYRSWRRGDRLPSYYRTRYVEVRDYDRYGYRRPPRGYHYVRDDRGDLLLVGIATGVILGIMLADN
- a CDS encoding glutathione S-transferase N-terminal domain-containing protein, producing the protein MPQPIEAYIWPTPNGHKITIALEEMGLPHVIKPVNIGKGEQFTPSFMAISPNNRMPAIIDPDGPGGAPISIFESGAILQYLGRKSGKFYPADERARVVVDEWLIWQVANLGPMAGQASHFINYAPKLVDDETLIEYGRTRYVNELNRLCGVVERRLSELPYLAGEYSIADMASWPWLRGAHRLGQSYDDFPKLKDWIDRIYARPAVMIAVKTGEALRAAADQNAAENKESARFLFGQTAKSVSDALKKQS
- a CDS encoding thermonuclease family protein, with the protein product MATAAAVVIVGAALIPTRYGYFLWHAFANALAEKKPHLLTQPWIIDGDTIDDLATGIRYRFANIDAPETGDNAKCFWERSRGEDARSAAIRLVRSASVVSVRRTFRHDIYGRRIAYVLVDGQDLGTLLVNEGLARPWRGTRRKWCGPRGGLSLIARSGARGHSCKTCGA